Proteins from a genomic interval of Capsicum annuum cultivar UCD-10X-F1 chromosome 4, UCD10Xv1.1, whole genome shotgun sequence:
- the LOC124897790 gene encoding protein NRT1/ PTR FAMILY 4.5-like, with protein sequence MGICRNVKTEEKQLQSKGGIRATLFVYAVVGIDAMVFASNAVSLVTYFNGYMNLSLTKSANSVTNFMGTAFLLSLFGAFITDTYFSRFKTSVLFGILPVLGYALLAVQAHLSQLRPFPCKDVPLSQKNRCESADSGQLAILYGGVYLIAFGNGGVKAPLVSLGADQFDEKNPKEAANLSSYFNWLLFFITIGAMLGVIFLVWIGDNKGWDWSFGVCSVALGLAILLLTMGRQFYRYNAPKGSPLTRISQVLVAAFRNRNLPLPQNKEDLHEIRSGEPENGMEILQRTDQLKFLDRAAIPRTNQEASTSNAHGPWSLCTISQVEETKIVIRMLPIILSTIFMNTCMAQLQTFTIQQCITMNRKIGNFVIPASSIPVIPQLFQLILIPVYDRIFVPTVRKYTGIPSGIRQLQRIGAGLVLSAVSMAVAAVVESRRKSVAIEHSMVDSASPLPMSVFWIVYQYIIISAAEIFTLVGLLDFFHAESTSGMKSLGLAISWSSLAFGYFTSAVFVSIINKLSGGWLANNNLNRDKLDYFYWSLAGVSILNFGFYLLCASWYKYKRPVQDQEDHI encoded by the exons ATG GGGATATGCAGAAATGTCAAGACAGAAGAAAAGCAACTTCAAAGCAAGGGGGGAATTAGAGCAACTCTTTTTGTCTATG CTGTGGTGGGGATTGATGCCATGGTGTTTGCTTCAAACGCTGTGAGCCTGGTGACTTACTTCAATGGGTATATGAACTTAAGCTTAACAAAATCAGCCAATTCTGTGACAAACTTCATGGGAACAGCATTCTTGCTCTCATTATTTGGAGCTTTTATCACAGATACTTACTTCTCCAGATTCAAGACTAGTGTTCTGTTTGGAATCCTTCCGGTTTTG GGATATGCACTTCTAGCAGTGCAAGCACACCTCAGCCAACTGAGGCCATTTCCCTGCAAGGATGTACCTTTAAGCCAAAAGAATCGATGTGAATCTGCAGATAGCGGTCAATTGGCAATCTTGTATGGAGGTGTTTATCTGATAGCATTTGGAAACGGTGGAGTCAAAGCACCTTTGGTATCTTTGGGAGCTGATCAATTTGATGAAAAGAATCCCAAAGAGGCCGCTAACCTATCAAGTTACTTCAATTGGCTACTGTTCTTCATCACGATTGGAGCCATGCTAGGAGTTATATTTTTAGTTTGGATAGGTGATAATAAGGGATGGGATTGGTCATTTGGTGTTTGTTCCGTAGCGCTTGGTTTGGCAATCCTGCTCTTGACCATGGGAAGACAGTTTTACAGATACAATGCACCTAAAGGAAGCCCTCTGACGCGCATTTCGCAGGTCCTTGTTGCAGCTTTTAGAAACAGAAATCTCCCACTACCGCAGAACAAAGAAGATTTACATGAGATCAGAAGCGGAGAACCTGAAAATGGAATGGAGATTCTTCAAAGGACTGATCAACTCAA ATTTTTGGACAGGGCAGCCATCCCGAGGACAAATCAAGAAGCATCTACATCAAATGCTCATGGACCATGGAGCCTCTGTACAATCTCACAAGTTGAAGAAACAAAGATCGTAATCAGAATGCTCCCTATTATATTGAGCACCATCTTCATGAACACGTGTATGGCTCAACTCCAGACCTTTACTATACAACAATGCATAACAATGAACAGAAAAATCGGAAACTTTGTAATCCCAGCGTCTTCAATACCTGTAATTCCTCAATTGTTCCAACTCATCTTGATCCCAGTCTATGATCGTATATTTGTCCCAACAGTAAGAAAATATACGGGGATCCCTTCTGGGATTCGGCAACTGCAACGTATAGGTGCTGGACTAGTACTTTCAGCAGTTTCTATGGCAGTGGCTGCAGTTGTAGAAAGTCGCAGGAAATCAGTTGCCATTGAGCATAGCATGGTTGACTCAGCTAGTCCATTACCTATGAGTGTGTTCTGGATTGTAtaccaatatataataatttcagcGGCTGAAATATTTACGTTGGTAGGTTTGTTGGATTTCTTCCATGCTGAGAGCACATCAGGAATGAAATCACTGGGTCTGGCCATTTCTTGGTCTTCACTGGCATTTGGCTACTTCACAAGCGCAGTATTTGTGAGTATAATTAACAAGTTGAGTGGTGGCTGGTTAGCTAATAACAACTTGAACAGAGACAAGCTCGACTACTTCTATTGGTCGCTAGCAGGAGTCAGTATACTGAACTTTGGTTTCTATTTACTATGCGCTTCTTGGTACAAGTATAAAAGGCCGGTACAGGACCAAGAAGATCATATCTAG